From Halorubrum salinarum, the proteins below share one genomic window:
- a CDS encoding cob(I)yrinic acid a,c-diamide adenosyltransferase, which yields MSIYTGRGDEGETDLRDMSRVSKSSHRIEAYGSVDEANALLGTVRPTGHDDVDDLLETVQNHLHIVQADLANPDPDPDDPQVDGDHAAELEDRIDAFDEELEPLQSFILPGGGEAGAALHHARAVVRRAERRVVDLARSEPINEAVVTYLNRLSDLLFTLGRVVNARDGEPEESPTY from the coding sequence ATGAGCATCTACACCGGCCGGGGCGACGAGGGCGAGACCGACCTCCGGGACATGAGCCGGGTGTCGAAGTCGAGCCACCGCATCGAGGCGTACGGCTCCGTCGACGAGGCGAACGCCCTCCTCGGCACGGTCCGTCCGACGGGCCACGACGACGTCGACGACCTCCTGGAGACGGTCCAGAACCACCTCCACATCGTCCAGGCGGACCTCGCGAACCCCGACCCCGACCCGGACGACCCGCAGGTCGACGGCGACCACGCCGCGGAGCTGGAGGACCGCATCGACGCGTTCGACGAGGAGCTGGAGCCGCTCCAGTCGTTCATCCTGCCCGGCGGCGGCGAGGCCGGCGCGGCGCTCCACCACGCGCGCGCCGTGGTGCGGCGGGCGGAGCGGCGCGTCGTCGACCTCGCGCGCTCGGAGCCGATAAACGAGGCCGTCGTCACCTACCTCAACCGGCTCTCCGACCTCCTCTTCACCCTCGGTCGGGTCGTCAACGCGCGCGACGGCGAGCCCGAGGAGTCGCCCACGTACTGA
- a CDS encoding helix-turn-helix domain-containing protein: MSRTELRLDLPTGSWLGDVSRRVPAATLRVAETIAVDGSAATDDDGPGATGEGLTAAATVRVGGTDRDRVEAALREHDRVDRATAVERRGDVRTLRVVGSAPAYLPAARAVGLPIAAAVEVVDGRATVSVVGDRDRVEAFGRRLAADGVTVGVAATGSDEPDRTLTEAQRELVFEAVKTGYYDTPRRCTLTELAAANDIAKSTCSETLHRAEGRVMRRFVDGEGPFSPPETAGDDATDPAEAVALDGDEFDAAARGDDESDGDEFEAADREEPVRSAATEP; the protein is encoded by the coding sequence ATGAGCCGAACGGAACTGCGGTTGGACCTCCCGACCGGGTCGTGGCTCGGGGACGTCTCCCGCCGCGTCCCCGCGGCGACGCTCCGGGTCGCGGAGACGATCGCGGTCGACGGCTCGGCGGCGACCGACGACGACGGCCCGGGTGCGACCGGCGAGGGCCTGACGGCGGCCGCGACCGTCCGCGTCGGCGGCACCGACAGGGACCGCGTCGAGGCGGCGCTCCGCGAGCACGACCGGGTCGACCGCGCGACGGCGGTCGAGCGCCGGGGAGACGTTCGCACGCTCCGGGTCGTCGGCAGCGCGCCCGCGTACCTCCCCGCGGCGCGGGCGGTCGGCCTCCCGATAGCGGCGGCGGTCGAGGTCGTCGACGGCCGCGCGACGGTGAGCGTCGTCGGCGACCGCGACCGGGTCGAGGCGTTCGGTCGACGGCTCGCGGCCGACGGCGTGACGGTCGGCGTCGCCGCCACCGGGAGCGACGAGCCGGACCGGACGCTCACGGAGGCGCAGCGCGAGTTAGTGTTCGAGGCGGTCAAGACCGGCTACTACGACACCCCGCGGCGGTGTACGCTCACCGAGCTGGCGGCGGCGAACGACATCGCGAAGTCGACCTGTAGCGAGACGCTCCACCGCGCGGAGGGACGTGTGATGCGGCGGTTCGTCGACGGCGAAGGGCCCTTCTCGCCGCCGGAGACGGCGGGCGACGACGCGACCGACCCCGCCGAGGCGGTCGCGCTCGACGGCGACGAGTTCGACGCGGCCGCGCGCGGCGACGACGAGTCCGACGGCGACGAGTTCGAGGCCGCCGACCGCGAGGAGCCGGTCCGGTCCGCGGCGACCGAGCCCTGA
- a CDS encoding rhodanese-like domain-containing protein, with product MDGEIDPEELSALLDERDGSPDESLRIVDIRDQRAFDRGHLPDSECIPFPELTSRIAELEGADRIVTVCPHGVASQQAAQLIGSYEGTQDARVESLRGGIEGWQEAVGELTESPAPEGDDGADEGPESPF from the coding sequence ATGGACGGCGAAATCGATCCCGAGGAGCTGTCGGCGCTGCTGGACGAGCGCGACGGCTCCCCCGACGAGTCGCTGCGTATCGTCGACATCCGCGATCAGCGGGCGTTCGACCGCGGCCACCTCCCCGACAGCGAGTGTATCCCCTTCCCGGAGCTGACGAGCCGGATCGCGGAGCTGGAGGGCGCGGACCGGATCGTCACCGTCTGTCCCCACGGCGTCGCCAGTCAGCAGGCGGCCCAGCTCATCGGCAGCTACGAGGGCACGCAGGACGCGCGCGTCGAGAGTCTCCGCGGCGGCATCGAGGGCTGGCAGGAAGCGGTCGGCGAGCTGACCGAGTCGCCGGCGCCCGAAGGGGACGACGGCGCCGACGAAGGCCCCGAGTCGCCCTTCTGA
- the fen gene encoding flap endonuclease-1, with amino-acid sequence MGNADLRDLASIRDVPFADIEGSVVAVDAHNWLYRYLTTTVKWTSDEKYTTADGVEVANLIGVVQGLPKFFEHDLIPVMVFDGAVTDLKADEVAERREKREAAEERRAAAEERGDAVEAARLEARTQRLTDTIQETTRELLELLDVPIVEAPAEGEAQCAHMAATGTVDHAGSEDYDTLLFGAPTTLRQLTSKGDPELMDLAATLDDLGLDRQGLVDAAMLCGTDFNEGVRGIGPKTAVKAVREHGDLWGVLEARGAEIQNAEAVRELFMDPPAEDVAVDADVNPDVEAAREYVVDEWGVAADEVERGFERIAESQVQTGLDRWT; translated from the coding sequence ATGGGAAACGCCGACCTGCGCGACCTCGCGTCGATCCGCGACGTCCCCTTCGCGGACATCGAGGGGAGCGTCGTCGCCGTCGACGCGCACAACTGGCTGTACCGCTACCTCACGACCACGGTCAAGTGGACGAGCGACGAGAAGTACACGACGGCCGACGGCGTCGAGGTCGCGAACCTCATCGGGGTCGTCCAGGGGCTCCCGAAGTTCTTCGAACACGACCTGATCCCGGTGATGGTGTTCGACGGCGCCGTCACCGACCTGAAGGCCGACGAGGTGGCCGAACGGCGCGAGAAGCGCGAGGCGGCCGAGGAGCGCAGGGCCGCCGCCGAGGAGCGCGGCGACGCAGTCGAGGCAGCGCGCCTGGAGGCCCGCACCCAGCGGCTCACGGACACGATCCAGGAGACGACCCGCGAGCTGCTCGAACTGCTCGACGTACCGATCGTCGAGGCGCCCGCGGAGGGGGAAGCGCAGTGCGCGCACATGGCCGCGACCGGGACCGTCGACCACGCGGGCAGCGAGGACTACGACACCCTGCTGTTCGGCGCGCCGACGACGCTCCGCCAGCTGACGAGCAAGGGCGACCCGGAGCTGATGGACCTGGCGGCGACGCTCGACGACCTCGGACTGGACCGCCAGGGCCTCGTCGACGCCGCGATGCTCTGCGGGACCGACTTCAACGAGGGGGTCCGCGGGATCGGTCCGAAGACGGCGGTGAAGGCGGTCCGGGAACACGGCGACCTGTGGGGCGTCCTCGAGGCGCGCGGCGCCGAGATCCAGAACGCCGAGGCGGTCCGAGAGCTCTTCATGGACCCCCCGGCCGAGGACGTCGCGGTCGACGCCGACGTGAACCCGGACGTCGAGGCCGCCCGCGAGTACGTCGTCGACGAGTGGGGCGTCGCCGCGGACGAGGTCGAGCGCGGGTTCGAGCGCATCGCGGAGTCGCAGGTCCAGACCGGGCTCGACCGCTGGACCTGA
- a CDS encoding glutaredoxin family protein, which produces MSVRLYALDGCPWCEKAADALDEAGVDYETEWVEALHSRRNEVKRVSGQRGVPVLVDEERGVTMAESANIVEYVERTLA; this is translated from the coding sequence ATGAGCGTTCGACTGTACGCCCTCGACGGGTGTCCCTGGTGCGAGAAGGCGGCCGACGCCTTGGACGAGGCGGGCGTCGACTACGAGACGGAGTGGGTGGAGGCGCTCCACTCGCGGCGGAACGAGGTCAAGCGCGTCAGCGGCCAGCGCGGCGTCCCGGTTCTCGTCGACGAGGAGCGCGGCGTGACGATGGCCGAGAGCGCGAACATCGTCGAGTACGTCGAGAGGACCCTCGCATGA
- a CDS encoding acyl-CoA thioesterase, whose product MAPYTVDIEVRFRDIDALGHVNNAVYATYIEQARTRYFRDVLDIDISQSSNVLASLSIDFRRPIELPDENVTVTVELADLGRSSATMTHEIRVGDAVAAEAEATVVALDPETGEPAPIPEEHRTKMESYHDL is encoded by the coding sequence ATGGCGCCCTACACCGTGGACATCGAAGTGCGGTTCCGCGACATCGACGCGCTCGGCCACGTCAACAACGCTGTCTACGCGACGTACATCGAGCAGGCTCGGACGCGATACTTCCGCGACGTGCTCGACATCGACATCTCGCAGTCGTCGAACGTGCTGGCGTCGCTGTCGATCGACTTCCGTCGCCCGATCGAGTTACCGGACGAAAACGTGACCGTCACCGTCGAACTGGCCGACCTGGGGCGGTCGAGCGCGACGATGACCCACGAGATCCGCGTCGGCGACGCGGTCGCCGCGGAGGCCGAGGCGACGGTCGTCGCGTTGGACCCGGAGACCGGAGAGCCGGCGCCGATCCCCGAGGAGCACCGGACCAAGATGGAGTCGTACCACGACCTCTGA
- the gcvPB gene encoding aminomethyl-transferring glycine dehydrogenase subunit GcvPB produces MIHDQANYEREAEGVREPLLSEKGQETVDVREDSPLPDDLTREELTLPNPSEPETARHYTRLSQMNWAIDAGPYPLGSCTMKYNPKFTEDVAADPNAAIHPDRSARSAQGNLELQYRLQEALAEIGGMDAVTLQPPAGAAGELTGILVAKAYHEHHGNDRSEVVIPASAHGTNFATAATAGYDVVELPSGDDGRVDLEALEAAVGDDTAALMLTNPNTVGLFERDITEVADIVHDAGGLLYYDGANLNALLGRGRPGDMGFDVMHYNVHKTFATPHGGGGPGAGPVGVVDELAPFLPTPRVRETDGGKGYERFEPEHTIGKVHGFAGNWLVAIKAYAYIARLGDEGLADAAAKAVLNANYLAERIDLDVPFGPFHHEFAATAGDRDAADVAKRMLDFGVHPPTTKWPEMVPEAMLTEPTEIEGRSSLDDLAEAFNLAYADTDEALDAAPSRTAASRIDQVGAARNPRLSWQALDGE; encoded by the coding sequence ATGATCCACGACCAGGCGAACTACGAGCGAGAGGCGGAGGGCGTCCGCGAGCCGCTGCTCTCGGAGAAGGGGCAAGAGACGGTCGACGTGCGCGAGGACTCCCCGCTTCCCGACGACCTCACCCGCGAGGAGCTGACGCTGCCGAACCCCTCGGAGCCGGAGACGGCGCGCCACTACACCCGGCTCTCGCAGATGAACTGGGCGATCGACGCGGGGCCGTACCCGCTCGGGAGCTGTACGATGAAGTACAACCCCAAGTTCACCGAGGACGTGGCGGCCGACCCGAACGCGGCGATCCACCCCGACCGCTCCGCGCGCTCCGCGCAGGGGAACTTGGAGCTCCAGTACCGGCTCCAGGAGGCGCTCGCCGAGATCGGCGGGATGGACGCCGTGACGCTCCAGCCCCCGGCGGGCGCCGCCGGCGAGCTCACGGGCATCCTCGTCGCGAAGGCGTACCACGAGCACCACGGCAACGACCGCTCCGAGGTCGTGATCCCGGCGTCCGCCCACGGGACGAACTTCGCGACGGCCGCGACTGCGGGCTACGACGTGGTCGAGCTGCCCTCCGGCGATGACGGCCGCGTCGACCTGGAGGCGCTGGAGGCGGCGGTCGGCGACGACACCGCCGCGCTCATGCTGACGAACCCGAACACCGTCGGGCTCTTCGAGCGCGACATCACGGAGGTAGCCGACATCGTCCACGACGCCGGCGGGCTGCTCTATTACGACGGCGCGAACCTCAACGCGCTGCTCGGGCGCGGCCGCCCCGGCGACATGGGGTTCGACGTGATGCACTACAACGTCCACAAGACGTTCGCGACCCCCCACGGCGGCGGCGGCCCGGGCGCCGGGCCGGTCGGCGTCGTCGACGAGCTGGCGCCGTTCCTCCCCACCCCGCGGGTGCGCGAGACGGACGGCGGGAAGGGGTACGAGCGGTTCGAGCCCGAGCACACGATCGGGAAGGTCCACGGCTTCGCCGGCAACTGGCTCGTGGCGATCAAGGCGTACGCGTACATCGCGCGCCTCGGCGACGAGGGGCTGGCGGACGCGGCCGCGAAGGCCGTCCTCAACGCTAACTACCTCGCCGAGCGGATCGACCTCGACGTGCCCTTCGGCCCGTTCCACCACGAGTTCGCGGCGACCGCCGGCGACCGCGACGCCGCCGACGTGGCCAAGCGCATGCTCGACTTCGGCGTCCACCCGCCGACGACCAAGTGGCCGGAGATGGTGCCGGAGGCGATGCTGACCGAGCCGACCGAGATAGAGGGGCGGTCCTCGCTCGACGACCTCGCGGAGGCGTTCAACCTCGCGTACGCCGACACCGACGAGGCGCTCGACGCGGCGCCGAGCCGGACCGCCGCGAGCCGGATCGACCAGGTCGGCGCCGCGCGGAACCCGCGGCTCTCGTGGCAGGCGCTCGACGGGGAGTAA
- a CDS encoding DUF5802 family protein, whose protein sequence is MFERFSSGYYLGELYVEPHGGERAVIQRADHEHVNEQLYADGEGVERLDAPLVMKVDGGHIPVAGDDDVPSGTLAIPRELADETLPDRRNVLLADADRAEKLLRWEGWEPFVNA, encoded by the coding sequence ATGTTCGAGCGATTCTCGAGCGGCTACTACCTGGGGGAACTGTACGTGGAACCCCACGGCGGCGAGCGCGCCGTCATCCAGCGGGCGGACCACGAGCACGTCAACGAGCAGCTGTACGCGGACGGCGAGGGCGTCGAACGACTCGACGCCCCGCTCGTCATGAAAGTCGACGGGGGCCACATCCCGGTCGCCGGCGACGACGACGTACCGAGCGGGACGCTCGCGATTCCGCGGGAGCTCGCCGACGAGACGCTCCCGGACCGCCGGAACGTGCTGTTGGCGGACGCGGACCGCGCCGAGAAGCTCCTACGATGGGAGGGGTGGGAGCCGTTCGTGAACGCGTAG
- a CDS encoding Vms1/Ankzf1 family peptidyl-tRNA hydrolase, with amino-acid sequence MIDRLLGRAELKERIEELEEEKRHLERRAEAEEERRSEAVADRQRAEERVNELEHRIESLEERLERAEGTEASVEFRRVSDLRGPKLTDALDRFRAVESDDPEGLLTAFVPDADSVPATVSDWFGERAALVRRAAPAVVLADDTGAVSVALTPPIAPDPFDRWSDRFRLDESWFRPTGRFAFALVRSDTFAVGTYEGAERVAFEGFTSDVKEAHSKGGFSQGRFERRREGQIDDHLDRAAEALSEVADADDLDRVIAVGERSVLGRVRDRADVTDVSDATGKPEAALDDAFRDFWRVRVRAI; translated from the coding sequence ATGATCGACAGGCTGCTCGGGCGCGCCGAGCTGAAGGAGCGTATCGAGGAGTTAGAGGAGGAGAAGCGCCACCTCGAACGGCGCGCGGAGGCCGAAGAGGAGCGGCGGTCCGAAGCCGTCGCCGACCGCCAGCGCGCTGAGGAGCGCGTCAACGAGCTCGAACACCGGATCGAGTCGCTAGAGGAGCGGCTGGAGCGCGCTGAGGGGACCGAGGCGTCCGTCGAGTTCCGGCGCGTGAGCGACCTGCGCGGCCCGAAGCTGACCGACGCGCTCGACCGCTTCCGCGCCGTCGAGAGCGACGACCCCGAGGGGCTGTTGACCGCGTTCGTCCCCGACGCCGACTCCGTCCCGGCGACCGTCTCGGACTGGTTCGGCGAGCGCGCGGCGCTCGTCCGGCGCGCGGCTCCGGCCGTGGTCCTCGCCGACGACACCGGCGCGGTGAGTGTCGCGCTGACCCCGCCGATAGCGCCCGACCCGTTCGACCGGTGGAGCGACCGCTTCCGGCTCGACGAGTCGTGGTTCCGCCCGACGGGCCGGTTCGCGTTCGCGCTGGTCCGCTCGGACACCTTCGCCGTCGGCACCTACGAGGGCGCCGAGCGCGTCGCCTTCGAGGGGTTCACCAGCGACGTGAAGGAGGCCCACTCGAAGGGTGGGTTCTCGCAGGGGCGCTTCGAGCGCCGCCGCGAGGGACAGATCGACGACCACCTCGACCGGGCGGCCGAGGCGCTCTCCGAGGTCGCCGACGCGGACGACCTCGACCGCGTGATCGCCGTCGGCGAGCGCAGCGTCCTCGGTCGGGTGCGCGACCGCGCCGACGTCACCGACGTCTCCGACGCCACCGGGAAGCCGGAGGCGGCGCTCGACGACGCGTTCCGCGACTTCTGGCGGGTGCGGGTTCGCGCGATCTGA
- the gcvH gene encoding glycine cleavage system protein GcvH, with the protein MSFDVPDDRRYLESHEWATTGGDTVRIGVSDFAQDELGDVVFVELPEVGDEVAGGESFGVVESIKAVSDLYAPVSGEVVAVNEALFDRPELVNEDPYGEGWMLEVAPAADGDADGLLDADEYDDQIA; encoded by the coding sequence ATGAGCTTCGACGTTCCCGACGACAGACGGTACCTGGAATCGCACGAGTGGGCGACGACCGGCGGCGACACGGTCCGGATCGGCGTCTCCGACTTCGCGCAAGACGAGCTGGGCGACGTGGTGTTCGTCGAACTCCCCGAGGTCGGCGACGAGGTCGCCGGCGGCGAGTCGTTCGGCGTCGTCGAGTCGATCAAGGCCGTCTCCGACCTGTACGCGCCCGTCTCGGGCGAGGTCGTCGCGGTCAACGAGGCCCTGTTCGACCGCCCGGAACTCGTCAACGAGGACCCGTACGGCGAGGGCTGGATGCTGGAGGTCGCCCCCGCCGCGGACGGCGACGCCGACGGCCTGCTCGACGCCGACGAGTACGACGACCAGATCGCGTGA
- the gcvPA gene encoding aminomethyl-transferring glycine dehydrogenase subunit GcvPA, which produces MSRANGTPYAPHTDEETAAMLAEIGVDDEEALFDIPDAVAFDGEFGIDPRTEREIRDECARIFARNDDLTEFLGRGHYGHYVPSVVDHLADRAEFLTSYTQYQPEVSQGFLQALFEYQSMLVELTGLDVANCSMYDAATALGEAATLADRVRSTSGDTVLVPEQLREGKRAVLENYCDGADLTVETYPMADGTADVDALADRAGDDVAMLYAESPTVRGCIEERLAAIGDLADETDALFVLGSDVVALSVLESPAAVGADVVVGEAGSLGLPTAYGMGLGIFACSDDFLRQVPGRLVGASEDADGDRAYTLTLQTREQHIRKERATSNICTNQAWVALRAAIHAATLGPDGLVDLANDCVREAADLADRIDGLSGAKAPVHDRHHFREFAVRVDQPAPAVAEDLEAEGFAVHAIGDHLLQVCVTDLNAGKTDGLVAAFEEVL; this is translated from the coding sequence ATGAGCCGGGCGAACGGCACGCCGTACGCGCCCCACACCGACGAAGAGACCGCGGCGATGCTGGCCGAGATCGGCGTCGACGACGAGGAGGCCCTGTTCGACATCCCCGACGCCGTCGCCTTCGACGGCGAGTTCGGCATCGATCCCCGGACGGAACGCGAGATCCGCGACGAGTGCGCGCGGATCTTCGCCCGGAACGACGACCTGACCGAGTTCCTCGGCCGGGGCCACTACGGCCACTACGTCCCGAGCGTCGTCGACCACCTCGCGGACCGCGCCGAGTTCCTCACGAGCTACACCCAGTACCAGCCGGAGGTGTCCCAGGGGTTCCTCCAGGCGCTCTTCGAGTACCAGTCGATGCTGGTCGAGCTGACCGGCCTCGACGTCGCGAACTGCTCGATGTACGACGCCGCGACCGCGCTCGGCGAGGCCGCGACGCTCGCGGACCGCGTCCGGTCGACCTCGGGCGACACCGTCCTCGTCCCCGAGCAGCTCCGCGAGGGGAAGCGGGCGGTGCTGGAGAACTACTGCGACGGCGCCGACCTCACGGTCGAGACGTATCCGATGGCCGACGGGACCGCCGACGTCGACGCCCTCGCGGACCGCGCGGGCGACGACGTGGCGATGCTGTACGCCGAGAGCCCGACCGTCCGCGGCTGCATCGAGGAGCGGCTCGCGGCGATCGGCGACCTCGCCGACGAGACGGACGCGCTGTTCGTCCTCGGCTCGGACGTGGTCGCGCTGTCGGTCCTCGAGTCGCCGGCCGCGGTCGGCGCCGACGTGGTCGTCGGCGAGGCGGGGTCGCTGGGCCTCCCGACCGCCTACGGCATGGGGCTGGGGATCTTCGCGTGTAGCGACGACTTCCTGCGGCAGGTCCCCGGCCGGCTCGTCGGCGCGAGCGAAGACGCCGACGGCGACCGCGCGTACACCCTGACGCTCCAGACCCGCGAACAGCACATCCGCAAGGAGCGGGCCACCTCGAACATCTGTACGAACCAGGCGTGGGTCGCGCTCCGCGCGGCGATCCACGCGGCGACGCTCGGGCCCGACGGGCTCGTCGACCTCGCGAACGACTGCGTGCGCGAGGCCGCCGACCTCGCGGACCGGATCGACGGCCTCTCCGGGGCGAAGGCGCCGGTCCACGACCGCCACCACTTCCGGGAGTTCGCGGTGCGCGTCGACCAGCCGGCGCCCGCCGTGGCCGAGGACTTAGAGGCCGAGGGGTTCGCGGTCCACGCGATCGGCGACCACCTGCTTCAGGTGTGCGTCACCGACCTGAACGCCGGGAAGACGGACGGCCTCGTCGCGGCCTTCGAGGAGGTGCTCTGA
- a CDS encoding MarR family transcriptional regulator, with protein MLDLAFSRRQYLVRLADGPARIRDLVDEFEHSRSTVNRAVRALEADRLVERGADGYEATYAGRILLDTVDEAVAVAEAVETANGVLNELPSSPRNHRFFADAEVVTIAETPPATVLSRLQRVAEAADRLRGASIAANDERFVSTLYRRTVVEESLALSYVLTESVTDYLAAESPERARAIVEAEVGVSVVTDLPFAWYLSTVDGRTTAYLAIHGDRGNFLGYAANDDSDAVAWLADLFESHRERGTPLAAYYRANGGDALAP; from the coding sequence GTGCTCGACCTCGCCTTCAGTCGTCGGCAGTACCTCGTCCGCCTCGCAGACGGTCCCGCGCGGATCCGGGACCTCGTCGACGAGTTCGAGCACTCCAGGTCGACGGTCAACCGCGCGGTCCGGGCCCTCGAAGCCGACCGGCTCGTCGAGCGCGGCGCGGACGGCTACGAGGCGACGTACGCCGGCCGGATCCTCTTGGACACCGTCGACGAGGCGGTCGCGGTCGCGGAGGCGGTCGAGACGGCGAACGGCGTCCTCAACGAGCTCCCGTCGTCGCCGCGGAACCACCGGTTCTTCGCGGACGCCGAGGTGGTGACGATAGCCGAGACGCCGCCGGCGACGGTGTTGTCCCGGCTTCAGCGCGTCGCCGAAGCCGCCGACCGGCTCCGGGGCGCGTCGATCGCCGCCAACGACGAGCGGTTCGTTTCGACGCTGTACCGCCGCACCGTCGTCGAGGAGTCGCTGGCGCTGTCGTACGTCCTGACGGAGTCGGTCACGGACTACCTGGCCGCGGAGAGCCCGGAGCGGGCGCGCGCCATCGTCGAGGCCGAGGTCGGGGTGAGCGTCGTCACCGACCTCCCGTTCGCGTGGTACCTGAGCACCGTCGACGGCCGGACGACGGCGTACCTCGCGATCCACGGCGATAGGGGCAACTTCCTCGGGTACGCCGCGAACGACGACTCGGACGCCGTGGCGTGGCTCGCCGACCTGTTCGAGTCCCACCGCGAGCGCGGCACGCCGCTTGCGGCCTACTACCGGGCGAACGGCGGCGACGCGCTCGCTCCGTAG
- a CDS encoding cupin domain-containing protein translates to MTLDSYAAAVDGLDPGPGEVETAELLVSDDVLVKAFVLGPDAAVDPHEHADATNVFHVLEGEPTVVRDGEEAALAAPAVVPNERGAVHGARNDTDDRAVLTASIAPLP, encoded by the coding sequence ATGACGCTCGACAGCTACGCGGCGGCGGTCGACGGGCTCGACCCGGGCCCCGGCGAGGTCGAGACGGCGGAGCTACTGGTGAGCGACGACGTGCTCGTGAAGGCGTTCGTCCTCGGCCCCGACGCGGCGGTCGACCCGCACGAACACGCCGACGCCACGAACGTGTTCCACGTGCTTGAGGGTGAGCCGACCGTGGTCCGCGACGGCGAGGAGGCGGCGCTCGCGGCGCCCGCGGTGGTGCCGAACGAGCGCGGCGCGGTTCACGGCGCCCGCAACGACACCGACGATCGGGCCGTGCTCACGGCCAGCATCGCACCCCTCCCCTGA
- a CDS encoding threonine synthase: METTDAFIGLTCVDCGETFDAETATHRCPDCDGILDPDYDYDRIDPTPEALDARPDGSMWRYDELLPFPAEAAVSLGEGATPLVECPALADAMGVGRVLLKDEGANPTGTFKDRGQAAAMTAAREHGAAEVALNSAGNAGQAAAAYAARADLDAHVFLPSRAGFTQKAMTEVHGADLTVTDPVDGNSQIGDAGKAYAEAMDEHPEWYSTKTFVTPYRHEGKKTMALELLAQLDWEAPDGVVYPTGGGVGLVGMHKAAREARDLGWTDGLVPMYAAQAAGCAPIVRAYESGADRHEPLADDEVDTACNGIAIPDPGASHLILEAVRESDGGAVATTDREILDAAIEVARSEGLEVGATCAAAVSGAFALAESGEFGPDDTVVLLNTGAGNKDVDALRAHLGEREAEAGE, translated from the coding sequence ATGGAGACGACAGACGCGTTCATCGGCCTGACCTGCGTCGACTGCGGCGAGACGTTCGACGCGGAGACGGCGACGCACCGCTGTCCCGACTGCGACGGCATCCTCGACCCCGACTACGACTACGACCGGATCGACCCGACGCCGGAGGCGCTCGACGCCCGACCCGACGGGTCGATGTGGCGCTACGACGAACTGCTCCCGTTCCCGGCCGAGGCGGCGGTGTCGCTCGGCGAGGGCGCCACGCCGCTCGTCGAGTGCCCGGCGCTGGCTGACGCGATGGGCGTCGGCCGCGTCCTCCTGAAAGACGAGGGCGCGAACCCCACGGGGACGTTCAAGGACCGCGGGCAGGCGGCCGCGATGACGGCGGCGCGCGAGCACGGCGCGGCGGAGGTCGCGCTGAACAGCGCCGGCAACGCGGGGCAGGCGGCCGCGGCGTACGCGGCCCGCGCGGACCTCGACGCGCACGTGTTCCTCCCCTCCCGGGCGGGGTTCACCCAGAAGGCGATGACGGAGGTCCACGGCGCGGACCTCACCGTCACCGACCCCGTCGACGGCAACTCGCAGATCGGCGACGCGGGGAAGGCGTACGCCGAGGCGATGGACGAGCACCCCGAGTGGTACTCGACGAAGACGTTCGTCACGCCGTACCGCCACGAGGGGAAGAAGACGATGGCGCTGGAGCTCTTGGCGCAGCTCGACTGGGAGGCGCCCGACGGCGTCGTCTACCCGACGGGCGGCGGCGTCGGGCTGGTGGGGATGCACAAGGCGGCGCGGGAGGCGCGCGACCTCGGCTGGACCGACGGGCTGGTCCCGATGTACGCCGCGCAGGCCGCGGGCTGTGCCCCGATCGTGCGCGCCTACGAGTCTGGGGCGGACCGCCACGAGCCGCTCGCGGACGACGAGGTCGACACGGCCTGTAACGGGATCGCGATCCCCGACCCGGGCGCGAGCCACCTCATCTTGGAGGCGGTCCGCGAGTCCGACGGCGGCGCGGTGGCGACGACCGACCGCGAGATCCTCGACGCCGCGATCGAGGTCGCGCGGAGCGAGGGGCTGGAGGTCGGCGCCACCTGCGCGGCCGCGGTCTCCGGGGCGTTCGCGCTCGCCGAGTCCGGCGAGTTCGGCCCAGACGACACCGTCGTCCTGCTGAACACCGGCGCGGGCAACAAGGACGTGGACGCGCTCCGCGCGCACCTCGGCGAGCGCGAGGCCGAGGCGGGCGAATAG